tggaatattttagaaattcaacaCCCGGTTGTTGGTCATTGGGTTATGAAGTTCAAACTTTGCAATTCGTTATAAAAGTTGGCTTACTTTTCTTCGCTTCTATGCCCTCGAGCCTTTCTCGTTCTAATCTTGCAGCAATCCTCTTATCACGAAGGTCCTTTAGTCGGTCGGCACGTCTCTGGATGTATCCACTTCGAAACACACCGTAAGAAATTCCCAAGGCTAAAGCAGTCCATCGACTGAActataaaattgattaaagtGTAATGATTACTGTCAATTGCGACAAAGTATCGGTAAACCGAAAAAACTTGAAGCGATgtgaaaagatttttcaaagtcgaTCACAAATATTTACCCTTATGAGAGGCGAAATTCTTCCGGGTTCTCCATATTTAACGACTGGATCCATGTTCCTTATAGtatagtatttttaatttttactacaAAGACTAGAAAGAAACTGTGGACATGAACAATTACTTCAAATTTCCACTTTATTAACCTTCattcgatcaaaaaattattttatcagGATCAGTGACCACAGACATAAATTCGAAGGCAGACaggatttttcaagaaaacgaaaAGCACAGCACAACGCAAATATAGAAAAACCGAAACCGCAACGGTACATCCGGCTGCTGTAGCTGTCACACGTCACAGTTCACGGAGTCACGGTGGTTTTCAGTTACGATAAAGTTACGACTGCGAACCGTCGACCGCTGCGAACCCAAACTTGGAGCGCTTGAGTCACGTCacgtgttttcattttttcttcttatcaGTTTGTCACTTCCGGCGTACCCGCTTTGAGTATAAATATAATGATGATATGGAGAGATAAAAACCCAGGTTTTTCGCATATGTACGGTTTCACCTGCAGAGCGCGCAGAACGTGGTCAACCGCGTACCCAAACAAGAGAATTCGGGTGATGAAGAGTGAGGGAAGTGAAGACTCTTCACTCCTCGTCACCCGAATTCTCCTGTTTGGGTACGTGAATGACCACGTTCAGAGCGCTCTAGAAGTGAACCTCTGAAGCTACGTTTTTATCCCTCCAtacaataccacctatagtaaaaggcctgagcgctgttttgtgacgtcatcgctACTTGGTAGTACTTACGTATCTAACATATCATAATACACtatagaattgaatgaaaaatgcactcaaacgaattaaatcctgcgaaaattttatttttcatattttatctacatgaataatgaatttatgatcatgtaggaatgattttaatgaaaaaaaatgaagaaattaggttataaacaacactgtttttcaacattaaagatgaaagttatacataaacttgacaaaattataccttttggcGGATATTACAACactcactggtgaaatataattaaataatcgtcgaatcttgtcaaaatcccactaaaatcatctaattggtttgagatgttgATGGTTTCTTGATTCTTGATTAGATAACCTTATCCATCCATTGTAGTTGGATGGTTGTATTCACAATGCAGatttaaaacgcattttagattatatggttcactattcatttcactgcgatgttattccagtaaaacacaggcactaatacacatcagttttcatttttatgcacTTCACAAGATATCTACACATCCGAATCACACAATgtcacaacacaaacagatcgcgaaaaattcacttttgtacaaaaataaagtaatccaacaccaccagtagttgaaaacaacaatatctCATCCCTACACCACATTTtagaacgaatattaattaaaatgtcatcattttaataacgtttttaacgaaagttttactctaTTTCACGAACTCGCCATTAAatgtacgttaaaattcaaatggtaaacacaatcgagccATCTACTAGTGgtgacgtcagaaggtgataacgattcagcgctcaggccttttactataggtggtattgctCCATATCATCATTATATTTATACTCAAAGGTACCCGTAGGCCATGGTCCCATAACAGCTTTTACTTCAAGCTTTTCCGAGTTTTTCATTACAAGTTTTCTTCACAGCGGTTATATTTTCGTAAAATGCAACTGTAATGGTAATCATATACACAGGTAATAATGAAAGAACATCCGTTTTTCCATAGGAAATTTTATACCATACAATACAAAATATGATAATGTGGAACTATCTATTTTTATCAGATGTGTGTTCTGTGGTGTACCCAATGAATATGGATGGGTAGATGAATGAAGAACCGGTTCAATAATTTATACGTCTTCACCTACTACGATCCTAGCAGTGGAAGGAGAGAGGAGCCGAATAGACTATTCTTACGCTGATTATTTTATGATCTTGATAAGCGTGAAATGACTGAGACAGATCATCAGTGTCAAATGTCGCGGTGAGAGAAAAATCATagaatatacttacctacctacctaaataattctcattttaaaatttcatattttataaaTCTTGATCAATTACCATTTAGCACAAGTGGTATGTTCGCTAGAATTACATTTTATCCAACTTTGCTGTATAATGTGTTCATGGAGAAAGTTACTCAGAGGCAGTGGTATAATCGAATTGACGAAAATGTGATTTTGGGCGCTCTACCTCTCAAAGGCATGGCAGATCAGGTAAATTCTATTGCACTTATGTACATTATGAAGCCTCATTAGCCTACAAATCCTTTCAAAATGAGTACAtagaaaattctattttatggATCGAAATTGAGTCATTTGTTATGTCCCGAATATTTTTTCTGGTTGAAATGAGCTGGAAAATTACTAcatataattaattattttggtaaattacaattaataatttatatttaaagTCATTCTAAGAGGATTGCACTGCTAAACAAGGACTTACGTaggtagtaagtacatatttgatgCGAACAAATTAGTACTAATTTTTGTTATAATTACAGTTGATCAAAGAAGAAAATGTCACAGGCGTAGTgtcaatgaatgaaaattacgaattatTGTTTGCCCATGATCGAAAAGTAATGATCAACCTCTCTTacttgagttgaaaattattcatatgcagttaatgatgattttttttttctagtcttGGGAAAGTTATGGtgtgaaatttcttcaacttaAAACTAGAGATATTTTCGAGACACCAGATCAGCAAAAGTTGAATCGAGGCGTGCAATTTATCAATGATGTTATTAACGAAACTAGCGGATCGGTCTATGTCCATTGTAAAGCAGGAAGAACGAGAAGTGCAACTTTGGTTGGCTGTTATTTGCTAGCGgttagttgaattttgaaagtaatttctATCCTTTTAAGTAttttcattatcaatttttttcacgaaccTACTTAAATTATGATTACTGCaatatttttccagaaaaatgatGGTTTGTCTCCTGCTGAAGCGATTTCCATAATGAAGAACAAAAGACCGCATATATTATTgcataaaaaacaaattaatgcTATGGAGttgttttatcaaaatagaATTGTGGAGAATCCCTCGTaaatccattattttttttcagttttttgtgtCTTCAAATTACCCATTGTAtcttttgtgaacatttttcatttttgagttaccTGAATGCAATAATTTACTCCCAAGCaaatatttattgtttttttttttcatcgtttacgTTCATGTAATTCAGGGATTGATCGAATGAAATTTATTGTAAGTATCATGCTtgcaatgtaattttttcattcagatTTTTTATCGATTTCCTTAATCCCTTCATTGTAATTGTATGAATAGGAATCAAGGAATTCAAGTAAATAAATCCTCTGTTTCTTTTCTTATGATtggtatttaattttatttgttttaataaCTGAAGTGAGTCAAATTGAGTGCGTGGTTCTTATTCcttcagaaattcagaatttaGTTTGTTGAagcatttcaagttgaaaattgaaattacgaaaataggTGTCGCCCATTCATCTCATTGGTATGAATGAGGTCACATGACATGTGTTTCGTGTGTTGTAGTTTTATCATTACTTGCTTGTTatcaccatgaaaaattccattgtagaaaaatgaattatcaaaatttttatttttatgattcaaCATTTCgcgtaaatatttttaaagtaaatttccTTTAATTCAGCGTGGGAGAATTTGACGAACGTTCTCTCGAGTCTCGAATTTTCTGTGCACTTCTAGTTCTGTGATTATATTTCTATTTTTCGTTATCAATGGTATGAGCAGCTCACCACAACCCTTTCCAAGTTGTATCGTTTTTTCAGTTTAATAATTTACGGAATCATAATTCTATGCAATGACTTCCTCTACGACTACTGATTCTCTTTTGAGCTGTTGCGACAATTACATTCTCATTGACGTGGGTGCAAATATAACAAATAAGAAATTCCTTCGAGATATTGACTCGGTAGTTCAGCGAGCGAAAGAATCAGGTAAACTGAAACTTTGAGGTTTTTAAAGCATACAGAAGCTGTAactgcaattttcattttcatctatAGGAATACAAAAAATCATAGTGCCTGGATCGTCGATAAAATCAGCGAAAGAAGCTCTCAGACTTGCTAAATTTCATCCTGGAACGGTGTATGCAACTGCTGGTTGGTTTGCTTCAATTTGTAATAATTACTACCATTTCATTTTACTGAGTAGAATGAAATTTCAGGAATACATCCTTTCGAAGCCAAATCATGGGAGGAATCGCAAATGCTCGAATTACAAGAAATATTGCAAGATACGGAATGCGTCGCTGTGGGTGAAATAGGATTAGATTATACGAAAGATTTTTCTCCGCGAGATGTTCAAAAATACGTATTCGAAAAACAGGTTGGTGTTGCTACGAGATAATGTAGCATTCAACTTTAATTCTCATTTGATCTGATATAATCCCTGTATCAGGTGGCTTTGGCATGCCAGCTAAAAAAACCGATAATTTTGCATGAGAAAGGTGCTCATGAAGATGTAATGGAAGTACTGAAAAAGTATGAAGATACATTGCCTCCGTTAGTTTTTCATTCTTTTGTAGGAACTTTTGACGAAGCTAAATCCTATTTGCAATTCGATACCTCTTATATTGCTGTTTCTGGTAAGACTTTCAAATTTGTATCCTTTTCACTTTCTTTGTAATTCGAACATTTCCGTCATTATCAATGTTGACTGAATAACTTACGATCatttatataaataaatattgtatttttctttgtGCTGTCTGTTGAATGAAGTACGTAGGTATGTTTAATGTGAACTTATTATGGTTAGATTTTTGttgcatttattttatttgctagcgaatgtacctaattttaatatttgtatTTAGGATATATCTGCAAGGATAATTCCACAAATGGGATTCAGAAACTCATTGAGTCAAAAGCTTTGCCTTTGAATAGAATTTTGGTGGAAACTGATTCTCCTTTTTTGTACCCGAACGCTCGTTCATCCAAGTTACCAACTCAAGTCAAGAGCACCTTCACTCAGAGGTGAATGGTGAAATTGCATAATATTTCGTAATAGGCCATTCTTTCAATATTCTAACATTCTGCGATTTCGTTACagatcattgaaatttttggaaagatatTGCACCTTCCAAAGAAACGAACCTTGTAGTCTTCCAATAATAGTTGAAATAGTAGCTGGATTGATGAATAAACCTGCCGAGGAAGTTGCATTGGCATCCACTTTGAATGCATTGAAAGTATTCGGCCTTTCTTCGTAATTTAACTCGTAATACATGACTTCAAATCTTGAGCTGTCGCTCGTAATGTGTTTTAAtctattttattattgttatttatGAATTCATTGtgatacaaaaattattttttattgaagaaCTTATCGTTAGTATAATCGTACGGCGATTAATagttgaatttaattatttcatGTAACTTTTCATAACGAATATTCagtttttaaatacattttctCGTTTTAATTATTCGATCTTTCGATGCTACTATGATAAACCGAATATTAAACAGATCACACGTCGAATTCAGttggaaattttagaactttttcAGCTCGTACTTGAAACGAACGACGCTTACAAATAATTGATAGAATTTGAGAAACCAGACACTCGTAACTCGAACACTTGATCCCGTACTCACACATCACGATTaacttacaaaataaaaacgaaattaaattttattatttaatttaacattaaaaaaattttttacagaagGGAACATAAAATTAGTGTTGTTTTCTTCGAAAAGAACATCCTGTGGGAAACAATCGAAACACTAATTAGTAAGATACTCAAGATTACCATTCTGAGTGACAGTGTAAATTCTCTTACCTTCTGTTAATCTGGCTTTACCGCCTGTGGGCATACATAAAATTGTGAAACATCCAGGACAGACAACTTCCGATTGAGCGTGACTAAAGACAGTAGTGATCTTATAGCAGCCTGTACAATAAGAACCCACAGAATAGAATATTTCCACTAGATACAAAATAAAGAGCAAAGAATTTCACTCACCGGGACATTTCACATCCATAAAGTATGAATTAGGATGTTGAACGAGACGTTTTAGCTTATGTTTCCGTTTTTCTTCCGCCGCAAGCGGGTGCAATAAATCCTTAGCGAGCTGCAAACAACCGAAGATTAATCATTGTAATGTAATCAAGTTTCAACATCATGCAATCATAAATAGAGTAAATAATTAGTTGAAAAAGGGTATCCATAAGCGTAACAAATGAAAGTTGGGTGCAATGTTGTAATGATTAGCGGCGAACATCGCGGCACCATTCAACTGCCCAAGAAATACATATAATTGCGGGTACGGCTACAAATTAAACACAAAACTTTGGAAACGTTCATTACACGATAAATTCAACTTACAGGcatgatattttattaaatattcGTATTAAACAGGAAAACTTCACGTAATAATTAAATTCTACGGTCTATCCAAACAAGAAAGGCATGTTCACGTTGTCGATTTCTGGATTAAGGCTAAAGTGTcaacttttgacttttttgatgTTACTTTTTTAGCAGATATACACAGAGAAATActttcagaaattcatttttataaccCGTGACTCAAAGCGTGACTACACTCCACCCCTACCTTCTCCTTAAGAAAATTGATaagaatgttttgatttttttatcagtgaaaaaattgagtttttttttctattttttcaaaaatatttttgattctaggatttaaataatattatttaataTTATTGAATATTAATTACTAGCTCGCTATCAACATTTAACACTCAGAAGTCAGAACTTTTGTTACCTTGCGCGCTgtcagtgaaaaatttcaatcttgtCACCTTTATTTCTCATCAGTACCCAGCATCCATGTGTTTtgtaagatgaaaatttgattggtaGTAtcttgaaaaaaccaaaaaatgggcaaaaagaatgttaaaaaattggtttttgatgAAGATTCTAGACGGTAAGTGTGTTAATGGAGCGATATTTCATTTCTAAATGCTTCAATCGATTGTATCCATTGTTTATTTCAGAGAATTCGTTACtggttttcaaaaacgaaaacttGCCCGAAAGAAAAAAGCGGCTGAAGAATTCGAACAACAACTGAAggaagcaaaaaaacaaataaaagagAAGGTATATATTCTTTGTCACATCATGTTTAGTCATTTAATGcgtttttaattgttttcaacGTCTATAGATTCgcgaaacatttaaaaaagttACTCGTCCCATTTTATCAATAAACGATGACGTTAAAGATGCTAGTGAGACGGAATATGAGTTGCCAGAACATATAATCAAAGTTAAAGAACTCATACCCGATGAAATTGCCGAACAACATAATTGGATAGGACGAAACAGGGTAAAATGACTGATTATTTATAGTATCTTATAGTTTGTATAATAATACTAGATACTGATGTACAATCGAATTCTAGATGCGTATTGAAAGTGAAGAAAGTCAAGATACTGTCGACGAAGATTCGAAAACTCATACCGAAGAAGTAATACCTGGGATGTCTATCACATCATTGAAACaagttaaaaaaatgattacaaatcAAGCTGGATCGTTGATGCAAAATAGTGaagtttttaagaaaaaaaacaaactcgaaAGATTGAAGAATCGTAAAAAAGCCGCGTTGAAAAGAAACTTACttaggaaagaaaaaaagaaattaaaaggcaggaagagaaaatgatttgtttgagaaaggatttttatttattgtacatattttaagaGGATTCGAATAAAGTAATGAGCTATTAATCGTTATGtgcattttcaatatttaatcaAAGGACTTTTTTTCAGGATCAAGTCATAGGTAGACCTATTTTACCCTATATTATTGGTTtgttatatatttatttttatattttgaaaaaactgacaatttccatttttttaaaagtagacTGTTGATTTTCTGAGTAATAAAACCTAGCGGATTGATACGTAACTCAAGGTTTCCAATTGATTCGTTCGTAATCGTaacaaaagaatttttcatttttatgtcgAAAATCGTCTCTATCGAGAGAAATATCCCAACCGcatgaacatttttgaaccggacCCAGAGGAATCGAAAGAAGACCCCAAAATACATCagaagtgaaaatttcaggtgctgaaactcattttttgacttcgcaaatttttaaaaattcaaatggctaatattgagtaaaaattattaaaatgtcaCCCAATCGACCTAATaaactaaaatttggtttgtaccctttattcaattttttttttgagaaaactttaaatttgaacacgctcaaaaagattttgaaaatacgtgcctaaatcgatcgaatgaGCCACAAAGATGGTGAATACGAGTTTCTATAAgctatattttttcgaaaactggataATCTGACGATTTGCTGAAAGCTCCATTCTTTctcattggatttttttgatttcaaaaaaaaatcgagtaaaatgtcgttttcgactaatttgaggtcgccaaGTCCGAATCTGGTGCCCATTTGTGTCGTGGGACGCCACTACAGTgggaaattgcgactatttagCTAAATACATGTCCGATCGCAAAACGAACGCAATTTTTGGTTTCAGCTAGCGACCTCAAactccaacaatttttcatttttaattacgttTTCTGTaattctgactaatttgaggtcgctgaaccCGGAAATGACGTTCGTTTTTCCATCCAATCCCGAATGGGTAAGAAAACGTCAGTAGAAGTGcaaaattcgatgttttttcaaacataattaTTGAGCTCAGAAAAGTTCAATATTCGAGTGGAAGGAAGCTTCGTATTAGCGATTGGACATTGGAATTGAAGTCCCCGCCCCAAAAAACCCCCGGTGACCGAAAATTCAACTCGTTTACGCCATAATTTCGATGggtcaatttttgagtaaaaaaactgcattttgtGCCAATAAATGACCTATCGAAATTTGCGCGTcatcgagttgaatttttgggTAGGATGGTTTTTtcggacggcgaattcatttccggtgtcagattgtaCAAACAATGCTTCCTTCtactgaaaattgtcaattttttgaactcaaaatgagctagaaaaaagttgttgcatttcgtatttttaatgacgttttctgattaatttgaggtcgctgaatccaaaaatgacattCGTTTTACGATCCGACTCGTATTCcgcgaaatagtcgcaatttctcactgaagcagcgtcCCATGACATAAATGAGCACCAgattcgaactcagcgacctcgaattagtcgaaaacgacattttactcaatttttttggaaatcaaaaaaatcccaaaaatgcaaaggggttagttcatgcatttttttgggcaaaaaagctttttgtcgccaatcgagctgaaaatttggctaagggggttttttgggacggggAATTCATTTCCGTTGTCAGATTGTCCCGACGATGCTTCCTTTTGctgaaaattggcaattttttggactcaaaatgagctggaaaaaagttgtcaaattttgcatttttaatgacgttttctgactaatttgaggtcgctaaACCCGAAAATggcgttcatttttcaatccaaCTTAGAATGGGTTAGAAAACGTCAGTAGAAGTGCAAAATtcggtgttttttcaaaaattaattttgatctcAAATAAGTGCAATATTCGAGTAGAAGGAAGCTTCGTATCGGCGATTGGACACCGAAATTGAATCGCCGTCCCAAAAACCCTcctgggaaaaaattcaactcgatgACGCGCAAATTTCGATTGCCCGATTGGTTATTTTTTGTCCCAAAATACAGGCTAGCTAAAACATCATTAATCGTTCTGATTGCATCAGAGTCTGGGCACCAGCTGTGGCTTGGCTTCACTAGCGTTTATCTTTTCACTGGAACGGATCAAATGAATAACCGTATAATACTTCAACTTTTATTCATTCTTTGATTATCACACAAATTacatcagttttaaaattacaaatgaaatgACATAGTAAATGCATTATTGAAGGTGAAAATGgttacaaatttaaaataaatttttaaaaaacacggggataaaataaaataatctgaCAACTCGAAGAATTGCTCAGAAAAGTGATGATTTGGGTAAAAAGGAAGGGACTAAGGCAACta
The sequence above is a segment of the Planococcus citri chromosome 3, ihPlaCitr1.1, whole genome shotgun sequence genome. Coding sequences within it:
- the ATPsynE gene encoding ATP synthase subunit e, mitochondrial; its protein translation is MDPVVKYGEPGRISPLIRFSRWTALALGISYGVFRSGYIQRRADRLKDLRDKRIAARLERERLEGIEAKKREVAYLEETLGTKFT
- the PTPMT1 gene encoding phosphatidylglycerophosphatase and protein-tyrosine phosphatase 1, whose amino-acid sequence is MTETDHQCQMSRTSGMFARITFYPTLLYNVFMEKVTQRQWYNRIDENVILGALPLKGMADQLIKEENVTGVVSMNENYELLFAHDRKSWESYGVKFLQLKTRDIFETPDQQKLNRGVQFINDVINETSGSVYVHCKAGRTRSATLVGCYLLAKNDGLSPAEAISIMKNKRPHILLHKKQINAMELFYQNRIVENPS
- the LOC135840288 gene encoding 3'-5' ssDNA/RNA exonuclease TatD, producing the protein MTSSTTTDSLLSCCDNYILIDVGANITNKKFLRDIDSVVQRAKESGIQKIIVPGSSIKSAKEALRLAKFHPGTVYATAGIHPFEAKSWEESQMLELQEILQDTECVAVGEIGLDYTKDFSPRDVQKYVFEKQVALACQLKKPIILHEKGAHEDVMEVLKKYEDTLPPLVFHSFVGTFDEAKSYLQFDTSYIAVSGYICKDNSTNGIQKLIESKALPLNRILVETDSPFLYPNARSSKLPTQVKSTFTQRSLKFLERYCTFQRNEPCSLPIIVEIVAGLMNKPAEEVALASTLNALKVFGLSS
- the RpS27 gene encoding small ribosomal subunit protein eS27 → MPLAKDLLHPLAAEEKRKHKLKRLVQHPNSYFMDVKCPGCYKITTVFSHAQSEVVCPGCFTILCMPTGGKARLTEGCSFRRKQH
- the vito gene encoding nucleolar protein 12 → MGKKNVKKLVFDEDSRREFVTGFQKRKLARKKKAAEEFEQQLKEAKKQIKEKIRETFKKVTRPILSINDDVKDASETEYELPEHIIKVKELIPDEIAEQHNWIGRNRMRIESEESQDTVDEDSKTHTEEVIPGMSITSLKQVKKMITNQAGSLMQNSEVFKKKNKLERLKNRKKAALKRNLLRKEKKKLKGRKRK